A genomic region of Alnus glutinosa chromosome 11, dhAlnGlut1.1, whole genome shotgun sequence contains the following coding sequences:
- the LOC133881030 gene encoding uncharacterized protein LOC133881030 — protein MALSPLNQKSHSHARSNSLPSRPHPLILQCNEHLCRFEASDAASSSSSSLSCKLIGLQDLHDSVERLLQLPQMQHAFVQRCHERWVEELLDGSLRLLDMCSAAKDALIHTKECARELQSIMRRRTGGDMGLEREVRKFLTSRKVVKKAIQKALKGIEGKHADKNHETLPLVSTLREIETVTLTVFESLLSYIAGPKLQSKLSSWSLVSKMVLTKRVAASEKEETDTSEFEKVDAALHSLISHHTSKSDYITHIENVHNLLRKLEPIFQDLEEGLECLFRRLIKTRVSLLNILNHYLVGDQLKFWNQKLYQAEFAYNRFQASDAASSSSSSLSCKLIGLQDLHDSVERLLQLPQMQRAFVQRCHKRWVEELLDGSLRLLDMCSAAKDALIHTKECARELQSIMRRRSGGDMGLEREVRKFLTSRKVVKKAIQKALKGMEGKHADKNHETLPMMASSPLNKKSHHHARSNSLPARPHPLILQCNEHLCRLEASHAPSSSSSSSLSCKLIGLQDLHDCVEKLLQLPQMQHAFVQRCHERWVEELLDGSLRLLDMCSSAKDALIHTKECARELQSIMRRRSGGDMGLEREVRKFLTSRKVVKKAIQKALKGIEGKHVEKNHETLPMVSTLREIETFTLTVFESMLSYIAGPKLQSKLSSWSLVSKLVLPKRVAAGENEETDTSDFEKVDVALHSLISPNTSKSDYSTHVENVHNLLGKLEPIFQDLEEGLECLFRRLIKTRVSLLNILNH, from the exons ATGGCCCTATCTCCTCTCAACCAAAAATCCCATTCCCATGCTCGCTCCAATAGCTTGCCATCCAGACCACACCCTCTCATTCTACAATGCAATGAGCATTTGTGCAGATTTGAGGCTTCTGATGCGGCCTCTTCTTCGTCATCATCACTAAGCTGCAAACTAATTGGCCTTCAGGATTTGCATGATTCTGTTGAAAGGTTGCTTCAGTTGCCCCAAATGCAACACGCCTTTGTCCAAAGGTGTCATGAAAGATGGGTAGAAGAGCTTTTGGATGGATCTCTCAGGCTCTTGGACATGTGTAGCGCAGCCAAGGATGCCTTGATACATACAAAAGAATGCGCACGTGAACTCCAATCAATTATGCGCAGAAGAACAGGAGGTGACATGGGGCTCGAAAGGGAGGTTAGGAAATTCTTGACCTCTAGGAAGGTTGTCAAAAAGGCAATCCAGAAGGCCCTAAAGGGTATCGAAGGTAAGCATGCTGACAAAAACCATGAGACTCTGCCCTTGGTTAGCACATTGAGAGAAATAGAAACAGTCACTCTCACTGTGTTTGAATCCTTGTTGTCCTATATTGCCGGGCCAAAGTTGCAATCAAAACTAAGCAGCTGGTCCTTGGTTTCTAAGATGGTGCTCACCAAAAGAGTAGCAGCAAGTGAAAAGGAAGAAACAGATACATCTGAATTTGAGAAGGTGGATGCTGCATTACACTCCCTTATTAGTCACCACACAAGCAAATCAGATTACATCACGCACATTGAGAATGTGCATAACTTGCTGAGGAAATTGGAGCCAATTTTTCAAGATCTTGAAGAGGGACTTGAGTGCCTGTTTAGGCGCCTAATCAAAACCAGAGTTTCTCTTCTCAACATCTTGAACCACTA TTTGGTGGGTGATCAGTTGAAGTTCTGGAATCAGAAGCTATATCAAGCAGAGTTTGCCTACAATAG ATTTCAGGCTTCTGATGCGGCCTCTTCTTCGTCATCATCACTAAGCTGCAAACTAATTGGCCTTCAGGATTTGCATGATTCTGTTGAAAGGTTGCTTCAATTGCCCCAAATGCAACGTGCCTTTGTCCAAAGGTGTCATAAAAGATGGGTAGAAGAGCTTTTGGATGGATCTCTCAGGCTCTTGGACATGTGTAGTGCAGCCAAGGATGCATTGATACATACAAAAGAATGCGCACGCGAACTCCAATCAATTATGCGCAGAAGGTCAGGAGGTGACATGGGGCTCGAAAGGGAGGTTAGGAAATTCTTGACCTCTAGGAAGGTTGTTAAAAAGGCAATCCAGAAGGCCCTAAAGGGCATGGAAGGCAAGCATGCTGACAAAAATCATGAGACTCTGCCCATG ATGGCCTCGTCTCCTCTCAACAAAAAATCCCATCACCATGCTCGCTCCAATAGCTTGCCAGCCAGACCACACCCTCTCATTCTACAATGCAATGAGCATTTATGCAGATTGGAGGCTTCTCATGCAccctcttcatcatcatcatcatcattaagCTGCAAACTAATTGGCCTTCAGGATTTGCACGATTGTGTTGAAAAGTTGCTTCAGTTACCCCAAATGCAACACGCCTTTGTCCAAAGGTGTCATGAAAGATGGGTAGAAGAGCTTTTGGATGGATCTCTCAGGCTCCTGGACATGTGTAGTTCAGCCAAGGATGCCTTGATACATACAAAAGAATGCGCACGCGAACTCCAATCAATTATGCGCAGAAGATCAGGAGGTGACATGGGGCTCGAAAGGGAGGTTAGGAAATTCTTGACCTCCAGGAAGGTTGTCAAAAAGGCAATCCAGAAGGCCCTAAAGGGAATTGAAGGCAAGCATGTTGAGAAAAACCATGAGACTCTACCCATGGTTAGCACATTGAGAGAAATAGAAACATTCACTCTCACTGTGTTTGAATCCATGTTGTCCTATATTGCGGGGCCAAAGTTGCAATCAAAACTAAGCAGCTGGTCCTTGGTTTCTAAGTTGGTGCTCCCCAAAAGAGTAGCAGCGGGTGAGAATGAAGAAACAGATACATCTGACTTTGAGAAGGTGGATGTTGCATTACACTCCCTTATTAGTCCCAACACAAGCAAATCAGATTACAGCACGCACGTTGAGAATGTGCATAACTTGCTGGGGAAATTGGAGCCAATTTTTCAAGATCTTGAAGAGGGACTTGAGTGCCTGTTTAGGCGCCTAATCAAAACCAGAGTTTCTCTTCTCAACATCTTGAACCACTAG
- the LOC133881031 gene encoding uncharacterized protein LOC133881031 — protein sequence MATSPLNQKSHYHARSNSLPSRPHPLILQCNEHLCRLEASGAPSSSSSSLSCKLIGLQDLHDSVEKLLQLPQMQHAFVQRCHERWVEELLDGSLRLLDMCSAAKDALMHTKECARELQSIMRRRSGGDMGLEREVRKFLTSRKVVKKAMQKALKGMEGKHADKNHESLPMVSTLREIETVTLTVFESLLSYIAGPKLQSKLSSWSLVSKLVLPKRVAACENEETDTSEFEKVDAALHSLISHNTSKSDYITHVENVHNLLGKLEPIFQDLEEGLECLFRRLIKTRVSLLNILNH from the coding sequence ATGGCCACATCTCCTCTCAACCAAAAATCCCATTACCATGCTCGCTCCAATAGCTTGCCATCCAGACCACACCCTCTCATTCTACAATGCAATGAGCATTTATGCAGATTGGAGGCTTCTGGCGCAccctcttcttcatcatcatcattaagCTGCAAACTAATTGGCCTTCAGGATTTGCATGATTCTGTTGAAAAGTTGCTTCAGTTGCCCCAAATGCAACATGCCTTTGTCCAAAGGTGTCATGAAAGATGGGTAGAAGAGCTTTTGGATGGATCTCTCAGGCTCTTGGACATGTGTAGCGCAGCCAAGGATGCCTTgatgcatacaaaagaatgcgCACGCGAACTGCAATCAATTATGCGCAGAAGATCAGGAGGTGACATGGGGCTTGAAAGGGAGGTTAGGAAATTCTTGACCTCTAGGAAGGTTGTCAAAAAGGCAATGCAGAAGGCCCTAAAGGGCATGGAAGGCAAACATGCTGACAAAAACCATGAGAGTCTGCCCATGGTTAGCACACTGAGAGAAATAGAAACAGTCACTCTCACTGTGTTTGAATCCTTGTTGTCCTATATTGCCGGGCCAAAGTTGCAATCAAAACTAAGCAGCTGGTCCTTGGTTTCTAAGTTGGTGCTCCCCAAAAGAGTAGCAGCATGTGAAAATGAAGAAACAGATACATCTGAATTTGAGAAGGTGGATGCTGCATTACACTCCCTTATTAGTCACAACACAAGTAAATCAGATTACATCACGCACGTTGAGAATGTGCATAACTTGCTGGGGAAATTGGAGCCAATTTTTCAAGATCTTGAAGAGGGACTTGAGTGCCTGTTTAGGCGCCTAATCAAAACCAGAGTTTCTCTTCTCAACATCTTGAACCACTAG
- the LOC133882483 gene encoding uncharacterized protein LOC133882483: MASSPLNQKSHYHARSNSLPSRPHPLILQCNEHLCRFQASDAASSSSSSLSCKLIGLQDLHDSVERLLQLPQMQRAFVQRCHKRWVEELLDGSLRLLDMCSAAKDALIHTKECARELQSIMRRRSGGDMGLEREVRKFLTSRKVVKKAIQKALKGMEGKHADKNHETLPMVSTLREIETVTLTVFESLLSYIAGPKLQSKLSSWSLTPWFLSWCSPKE, translated from the coding sequence ATGGCCTCATCTCCTCTCAACCAAAAATCCCATTACCATGCCCGCTCCAATAGCTTGCCATCCAGACCACACCCTCTTATTCTACAATGTAATGAGCATTTATGCAGATTTCAGGCTTCTGATGCGGCCTCTTCTTCGTCATCATCACTAAGCTGCAAACTAATTGGCCTTCAGGATTTGCATGATTCTGTTGAAAGGTTGCTTCAATTGCCCCAAATGCAACGTGCCTTTGTCCAAAGGTGTCATAAAAGATGGGTAGAAGAGCTTTTGGATGGATCTCTCAGGCTCTTGGACATGTGTAGTGCAGCCAAGGATGCATTGATACATACAAAAGAATGCGCACGCGAACTCCAATCAATTATGCGCAGAAGGTCAGGAGGTGACATGGGGCTCGAAAGGGAGGTTAGGAAATTCTTGACCTCTAGGAAGGTTGTTAAAAAGGCAATCCAGAAGGCCCTAAAGGGCATGGAAGGCAAGCATGCTGACAAAAATCATGAGACTCTGCCCATGGTTAGCACATTGAGAGAAATAGAAACAGTCACTCTCACTGTGTTTGAATCCTTGTTGTCCTATATTGCCGGGCCAAAGTTGCAATCAAAACTAAGCAGCTGGTCCTTGACTCCTTGGTTTCTAAGTTGGTGCTCCCCAAAAGAGTAG